GTGCACTATCATAGAGCAATGTGCATGACAGGACAGAACGAGCAGAGCTGAGAGCAGGGCAAAGGGAAAACATCAACGAGAGGGGAGGTTGTAATAACGCTAATTAAGCATCCAATCTCTGTATTCGTAATATTTGCATCATGGATGTATAATTCCTTTATTTTCGCTAAACATCGTATCTTGCACCATTCAACAACTCGGGACATTTTGTTCCTCATTTTGTTCCTTTAACAGAACACTGGTGCCCATCAAGAGcctaggagagacagagagtgccaTTGTATCGCACGCAGGGACTGAGCTAAAGCCGACATCATGGCGTGGCCCTGCATCACCAGGGCGTGTTGTATGGCCCGCTTCTGGAACCAGCTGGACAAGGGGGACATTTCGGTGCCATTGGTTTTCACCAGATACGACGTCTCGGAGATGCAGCATCTTCAACTGCAGCACCAACAAAAACAGCCGCATCACCAGGCACAGGCAAGCGCGGTCGCCATAGAAACTCTACCCGCTCACGAGGACAAGGCGGTAGCGGCTTGTGAGCACCCCGCAACGGGAACCGCTGTGTCTGAGGAGCGCGCATGTGGTTCTGTAATGCGCCAAGACTTTAAGCACTGGAAAGTGCGCCCTGAGCCAAGCTGTAAACCTAAGAATGAATATCACACTCCCGAGACCCCTTTTAACAACAAGACACAATATCAGAAGGATTTCAAGCCATGGCCCATTCCGAAAAGGGACGACCATCCTTGGATTGCCAGGCccaatccctccatctccatcggCGGTGACTGTGTCCAGGATAGGTCCAAACACTACCATGCACACGCGGAAATTGACAGTGGGGTTGAGAAAAGCGAAATTGCTGACAAAGTGCAAGAGAAAGAAATTATGGGAGGCAGTAAAAATAATCCAACTGCAGAGAAGGATGGTGAAAAGAAAGTTAGCATCAAAGTGGAGCGAGAAGACGCGGCAGGGGCCAGAAGCAGGGCAGCGTTAGATGCGCTAAACAGGCAGTTAAAACAGGAAGTTACAATTGGCAGCTCATACAAGTAAGTTGTAAATTCTATTGACAGATGACACACGGAACCATACATTGTATCATGCAGTggaggaaaaagtacccaattgtcatacttgagtaaaagtaaagataccttaatataaaatgactcatgtaaaagtgaaagtcaccaggtaaaatactacttgagtaaaagtctaaaagtatttggttttaaatatacttaattattaaaagtaaatgttattgctaaaatatacttagtatcaaaagtaaaagtataaatcatttcacattccttattttaagcaaaccagatggcacaatggcattacatttatttttactgccagccaggggcacactacaaagacataatttacaaacaaagcatttgtgtttagtgagtccgctagatcaggggaagtagggatgaccaaggcagtagggatga
Above is a window of Oncorhynchus tshawytscha isolate Ot180627B linkage group LG30, Otsh_v2.0, whole genome shotgun sequence DNA encoding:
- the LOC112233381 gene encoding microtubule-associated protein 6 homolog, coding for MAWPCITRACCMARFWNQLDKGDISVPLVFTRYDVSEMQHLQLQHQQKQPHHQAQASAVAIETLPAHEDKAVAACEHPATGTAVSEERACGSVMRQDFKHWKVRPEPSCKPKNEYHTPETPFNNKTQYQKDFKPWPIPKRDDHPWIARPNPSISIGGDCVQDRSKHYHAHAEIDSGVEKSEIADKVQEKEIMGGSKNNPTAEKDGEKKVSIKVEREDAAGARSRAALDALNRQLKQEVTIGSSYKTEFKAHRDVKPVKLIRAKSQFLPPDEKTSLETSYSATYKGEQAKKQPSDNKAVDRRRIRSLYNEPYKALQETKVERSNSAPRSKPKKAGTRLASQGDKPVKKAKEQNLQGSTALQGTKKKTLENQPTESRPAEMDKEKSKEMNNKLAEAKEVVLKQYHYIQLCQPIRDTGWVQTLKQHLWGCALPIPREPNGEVLRPGDHHSQGAVGGEPEPLEERPEPRRSGGVVRFSPDVK